Proteins co-encoded in one Brassica rapa cultivar Chiifu-401-42 chromosome A02, CAAS_Brap_v3.01, whole genome shotgun sequence genomic window:
- the LOC103850579 gene encoding high mobility group B protein 5-like isoform X2, whose product MARIRKRVQAVRRAADGSAFDKCEECGDMIAIALFDMHECGEKRREPKRFKCVSSDSKPVGSFEDEPRSPFVFFLEDFRKSYDGNMVDASRICFIVWKKMSREDQKPFIARAEEVDLAHNLKLKEEAQSIHKADDEADSKAATKFDKLCECCDHEGEDYDSSDHFEHEFWEE is encoded by the exons ATGGCGAGAATCCGTAAAAGGGTTCAAGCTGTTCGTCGTGCTGCCGATGGAAGCGCTTTCGACAAATG TGAAGAATGTGGAGATATGATCGCGATTGCTCTGTTTGATATGCACGAGTGTGGGGAGAAACGAAGAGAACCGAAGAGGTTCAAGTGCGTATCGAGTGATAGTAAACCAGTTGGGAGCTTTGAAGATGAGCCTAGATCACCCTTCGTCTTCTTCCT agaggaTTTTAGGAAAAGCTACGATGGGAACATGGTGGATGCTAGTAGAATATGTTTCATTGTGTGGAAGAAGATGTCAAGAGAG GATCAGAAACCCTTTATAGCTCGTGCTGAAGAAGTTGATTTGGCTCATAACTTGAAACTAAAAGAAGAAGCTCAAAGTATACATAAG GCAGATGATGAGGCAGATTCAAAAGCTGCTACAAAATTTGACAAG TTATGTGAGTGCTGTGATCATGAAGGGGAGGACTATGATTCATCTGATCATTTTGAACATGAGTTTTG GGAAGAGTGA
- the LOC103850579 gene encoding uncharacterized protein LOC103850579 isoform X1, whose protein sequence is MARIRKRVQAVRRAADGSAFDKWYCPLFFLFFFGIGRFVILCFGFGSSEECGDMIAIALFDMHECGEKRREPKRFKCVSSDSKPVGSFEDEPRSPFVFFLEDFRKSYDGNMVDASRICFIVWKKMSREDQKPFIARAEEVDLAHNLKLKEEAQSIHKADDEADSKAATKFDKLCECCDHEGEDYDSSDHFEHEFWEE, encoded by the exons ATGGCGAGAATCCGTAAAAGGGTTCAAGCTGTTCGTCGTGCTGCCGATGGAAGCGCTTTCGACAAATGGTATtgccctcttttttttttatttttttttgggattgGTCGATTCGTGATACTCTGTTTCGGCTTTGGTTCCAGTGAAGAATGTGGAGATATGATCGCGATTGCTCTGTTTGATATGCACGAGTGTGGGGAGAAACGAAGAGAACCGAAGAGGTTCAAGTGCGTATCGAGTGATAGTAAACCAGTTGGGAGCTTTGAAGATGAGCCTAGATCACCCTTCGTCTTCTTCCT agaggaTTTTAGGAAAAGCTACGATGGGAACATGGTGGATGCTAGTAGAATATGTTTCATTGTGTGGAAGAAGATGTCAAGAGAG GATCAGAAACCCTTTATAGCTCGTGCTGAAGAAGTTGATTTGGCTCATAACTTGAAACTAAAAGAAGAAGCTCAAAGTATACATAAG GCAGATGATGAGGCAGATTCAAAAGCTGCTACAAAATTTGACAAG TTATGTGAGTGCTGTGATCATGAAGGGGAGGACTATGATTCATCTGATCATTTTGAACATGAGTTTTG GGAAGAGTGA
- the LOC103850580 gene encoding peroxidase P7, translating into MICSPSTIIINSKSTPVFIYSNMASNQLVSILVLVVMLLLQGDNNNVVKAQLTTNFYSTSCPNLLSTVKSGVKSAVSSQPRMGASILRLFFHDCFVNGCDGSILLDDTSSFTGEQNAGPNRNSARGFTVIDTIKSAVEKACPGVVSCADILAIAARDSVVQLGGPNWNVKVGRRDAKTASQAAANSNIPAPSMSLSQLISSFSAVGLSTRDMVALSGAHTIGQSRCVNFRARVYNETNINAAFATLRQRSCPRAAGSGDANLAPLDINSATSFDNSYFKNLMAQRGLLHSDQVLFNGGSTDSIVRGYSNSPSSFNSDFAAAMIKMGDISPLTGSSGEIRKVCGKTN; encoded by the exons ATGATTTGTTCTCCAAGTACAATAATAATCAACTCTAAGTCTACCCCAGTCTTTATTTACTCAAACATGGCTTCAAATCAACTTGTTTCCATTTTAGTTCTAGTCGTTATGCTTTTACTGCAAGGTGATAACAATAACGTCGTCAAAGCACAACTCACCACAAACTTTTACTCAACCTCTTGCCCTAATCTACTCTCCACCGTTAAATCAGGCGTTAAATCTGCCGTTAGCAGCCAGCCTCGAATGGGTGCATCTATCCTCCGTCTCTTCTTCCACGATTGCTTCGTCAAC ggATGCGACGGTTCTATTCTACTAGACGACACATCAAGCTTTACGGGAGAACAAAACGCGGGCCCTAACCGCAACTCTGCTCGTGGGTTTACTGTGATCGACACCATTAAATCCGCGGTGGAAAAGGCATGTCCCGGGGTTGTGTCTTGTGCTGATATCTTAGCCATTGCAGCCAGAGACTCCGTTGTACAA CTCGGAGGGCCGAATTGGAATGTGAAAGTAGGAAGAAGAGATGCAAAAACGGCGAGTCAAGCCGCGGCGAATAGTAACATTCCAGCACCGAGTATGAGTCTGAGCCAGCTTATTAGTAGTTTCAGCGCCGTTGGACTCTCCACCAGGGATATGGTTGCTCTCTCCG GTGCACACACGATTGGTCAATCCCGTTGCGTGAACTTCCGAGCAAGAGTCTACAACGAGACAAACATCAACGCAGCCTTCGCCACCTTACGTCAGAGATCTTGCCCTAGAGCCGCCGGTTCCGGCGACGCAAACCTAGCTCCACTCGACATCAACTCAGCAACTTCTTTCGACAACAGCTACTTCAAGAACCTAATGGCTCAGAGAGGTCTACTCCATTCAGACCAAGTGCTCTTCAACGGGGGCTCCACGGACTCCATAGTCCGTGGCTACAgcaacagtccgtcgagctttAACTCCGACTTCGCGGCGGCGATGATCAAGATGGGTGATATTAGCCCCTTGACTGGTAGTAGCGGTGAGATCAGGAAGGTTTGTGGGAAAACAAACTGA
- the LOC103850581 gene encoding laccase-12, whose product MTTLNTFSFWLLFCSLLSASSIIAKVQHHNFVIQETPVKRLCKTRNAITVNGMFPGPTLEVNDGDTLEVKVHNRARYNITIHWHGVRQMRTGWADGPEFVTQCPIRPGKSYTYRFTIQGQEGTLWWHAHSSWLRATVYGALIIHPAPGSSFPFPKPDRQTALVLGEWWNANPVNVINQATRTGAAPNVSDAYTINGQPGDLYNCSTKGTVVVPVNSGETSLLRVINAALNQPLFFTVANHKLTVVGADASYLKPFTTKVLMLGPGQTTDVLLTANQPPKRYYIAARAYQSAQNAPFDNTTTTAILQYSKKTTTSKPIMPPLPAFNHTKTVTSFSRKFKSLRNVVVPKTIDENLFFTIGLGLDKCPKNFPKSRCQGLNGTRFTASMNNVSFVLPSNFSLLQAHSNGIPNVFTTDFPAKPPVKFDYTGNNISRGLFQPVKGTKLYKLKYGTRVQIVLQDTNIVTSENHPIHLHGYDFYIVAEGFGNFNPKKDTSKFNLVDPPLRNTVAVPVNGWAVIRFVADNPGVWLMHCHLDVHIKWGLGMAFLVENGVGELETLEAAPHDLPVC is encoded by the exons ATGACGACCCTTAACACTTTCTCTTTCTGGCTGTTATTTTGTTCCCTTCTCTCCGCCTCATCGATTATCGCTAAAGTTCAACACCATAACTTCGTC ATACAAGAGACGCCAGTGAAGAGGCTGTGCAAGACCCGTAACGCTATCACCGTCAACGGAATGTTCCCGGGACCAACACTCGAAGTCAATGACGGTGACACTCTTGAAGTCAAAGTCCATAACCGTGCCCGTTACAATATCACCATCCATtg GCATGGTGTGAGGCAGATGAGAACTGGATGGGCTGATGGTCCTGAGTTCGTGACCCAGTGCCCAATCCGACCCGGAAAGAGCTACACGTACCGTTTCACTATCCAAGGCCAAGAAGGGACATTGTGGTGGCACGCGCATAGCTCCTGGCTCCGAGCCACCGTCTACGGTGCACTCATCATCCACCCAGCCCCTGGTTCCTCTTTTCCATTTCCTAAACCGGATCGCCAAACCGCCCTCGTGCTCG GGGAGTGGTGGAATGCAAACCCGGTTAATGTAATAAACCAAGCGACTCGAACCGGAGCTGCACCGAATGTATCCGATGCTTATACCATCAATGGCCAACCCGGTGATCTCTATAATTGCTCAACCAAAG GGACTGTTGTAGTACCGGTAAATTCAGGTGAAACAAGTCTCCTACGAGTGATCAACGCAGCATTAAACCAACCGCTATTTTTCACGGTTGCTAACCACAAACTAACGGTGGTCGGAGCCGACGCTTCCTACCTCAAACCATTCACCACAAAGGTCCTTATGTTAGGTCCGGGCCAAACCACCGACGTACTTCTAACCGCCAACCAACCGCCCAAACGCTACTACATAGCAGCAAGAGCTTACCAAAGCGCCCAAAACGCACCGTTTGATAACACCACAACCACAGCCATTCTCCAATACAGTAAAAAAACAACCACTTCTAAACCAATCATGCCGCCTTTGCCTGCCTTCAACCACACGAAAACCGTGACGTCATTCTCACGAAAATTCAAATCTCTTCGAAACGTCGTCGTACCTAAAACAATCGACGAAAATTTGTTCTTCACCATCGGTTTAGGTCTCGATAAGTGTCCCAAGAATTTTCCTAAGAGCCGGTGCCAAGGCTTAAACGGGACCCGGTTCACCGCCTCCATGAACAACGTGTCGTTTGTTCTACCGTCGAATTTCTCACTCTTGCAAGCACATTCCAACGGAATCCCCAACGTTTTCACGACGGATTTTCCAGCTAAACCGCCGGTTAAATTCGATTATACCGGAAATAACATAAGCCGGGGTCTGTTTCAGCCGGTTAAGGGTACTAAGCTGTATAAACTCAAATATGGAACGAGAGTTCAGATTGTTTTACAGGACACGAACATTGTTACGTCGGAGAATCATCCGATTCATCTTCATGGTTACGATTTCTACATTGTCGCAGAAGGGTTTGGTAACTTTAACCCCAAGAAAGATACTTCTAAATTTAACCTAGTTGATCCTCCACTTAGAAACACTGTGGCTGTTCCTGTCAATGGATGGGCTGTTATCAGATTCGTGGCTGATAATCCAG GAGTTTGGTTGATGCATTGTCACTTAGATGTTCATATCAAGTGGGGCCTTGGTATGGCGTTTTTGGTCGAGAATGGTGTCGGAGAGTTGGAAACTCTTGAAGCTGCTCCTCATGATCTACCTGTGTGCTAG